A DNA window from Novosphingobium sp. RL4 contains the following coding sequences:
- the secE gene encoding preprotein translocase subunit SecE: MAKTSPGEFIRQVRNEASKIYWPSRQETVTTGIFVGLMTVLLAVFFLGIDALFGWIVTSILSLL; this comes from the coding sequence ATGGCCAAGACCAGTCCCGGCGAATTCATCCGGCAGGTGCGTAACGAAGCCTCCAAGATCTACTGGCCCTCGCGCCAGGAGACGGTGACGACGGGGATCTTCGTCGGGCTGATGACTGTCCTGCTTGCGGTGTTCTTCCTTGGCATCGATGCGCTGTTCGGCTGGATCGTCACCTCGATCCTGTCGCTGCTGTGA
- the aat gene encoding leucyl/phenylalanyl-tRNA--protein transferase, translating into MHAPRSPTTIEPELLMLAYRSGIFPMADSRDDPEIFWIEPRLRATLPLDGFHMSHSLARTLRRGRFTVTCNAAFSQVMDACAAPRRVRPDSDDEGGSWISHRIQSSYESLHALGHAHSIEVWLERESSERELVGGLYGVGFDRVFCGESMFSRETDSSKVALCWLVAALRRAGATLLDCQFMTPHLASLGAVEMPQKRYLALLQQAQSSTGASGDATGAGATADGAAVGEDTAAGAEAVLALPAAFAALLEDASAVGKASSPGKVIAQALTQTS; encoded by the coding sequence GTGCACGCCCCCCGCTCCCCCACCACGATCGAGCCGGAACTCCTGATGCTGGCCTATCGCAGCGGAATTTTTCCGATGGCGGACAGCCGCGACGATCCGGAAATCTTCTGGATCGAGCCACGCCTCCGCGCGACTCTTCCGCTCGATGGCTTTCACATGTCGCATTCACTCGCTCGCACCTTGCGGCGCGGACGCTTCACGGTCACCTGCAACGCCGCCTTTTCGCAGGTCATGGACGCCTGCGCCGCGCCGCGCCGCGTCCGCCCGGATAGCGACGACGAAGGCGGAAGCTGGATCAGCCATCGCATCCAGTCCAGCTACGAAAGCCTTCATGCACTGGGCCATGCCCATTCGATCGAAGTCTGGCTGGAACGCGAATCGAGCGAACGCGAACTGGTAGGCGGGCTCTACGGCGTCGGCTTCGACCGGGTATTCTGCGGCGAAAGCATGTTCTCGCGGGAGACCGATTCGTCGAAAGTGGCGCTATGCTGGCTGGTAGCGGCGCTGCGGCGGGCCGGTGCGACCTTGCTGGACTGCCAGTTCATGACGCCGCACCTTGCATCGCTGGGCGCTGTGGAAATGCCGCAGAAGCGCTATCTTGCGCTATTACAGCAGGCTCAATCCTCGACGGGAGCCTCGGGGGACGCGACAGGAGCCGGAGCGACGGCCGATGGCGCGGCGGTCGGCGAAGATACAGCGGCAGGCGCGGAAGCCGTGCTCGCACTGCCGGCGGCTTTTGCGGCATTGCTGGAGGATGCCTCTGCCGTGGGCAAGGCTTCTTCACCCGGGAAGGTCATAGCGCAGGCCTTGACCCAGACATCGTAG
- a CDS encoding NADH:ubiquinone oxidoreductase subunit NDUFA12 — protein MGILSKIFTWWDGATIGTSLWSSRNGEHVGTDAQGNKYYRSKRDKVRTTEGYERRWVIYAGANDASNVPSEWHGWLHHSYDGVPESHLAPPRIWEVDYTPNATGTAAAYRPQGALERGGKRAAATGDYEAWSPDA, from the coding sequence ATGGGAATCCTGTCCAAGATCTTCACCTGGTGGGACGGCGCCACCATCGGCACCTCGCTCTGGAGCTCGCGCAATGGCGAGCACGTCGGCACCGACGCGCAGGGCAACAAGTACTATCGTTCCAAGCGGGACAAGGTGCGTACCACCGAGGGCTATGAACGCCGCTGGGTGATCTATGCCGGCGCGAACGATGCCAGCAACGTGCCTTCCGAATGGCACGGCTGGCTGCACCATTCCTATGACGGCGTGCCGGAAAGCCATCTGGCGCCGCCGCGCATCTGGGAAGTGGACTATACGCCCAACGCCACCGGTACCGCCGCCGCCTATCGCCCCCAGGGCGCGCTCGAGCGCGGCGGGAAGCGTGCCGCCGCCACCGGCGACTACGAAGCGTGGTCGCCCGACGCCTGA
- a CDS encoding PHB depolymerase family esterase encodes MLATFAPAHAGLAAARTPPPLTQLPKLGADSARTSVSGLSSGGFMAVQYAVTYSASTIGAGIVAGGPYGCGLMGLAATLPCMKGTPSGSGSYWAANWYQGLGAIDPIAHIARQRIYLFHGTADSIVGSATMKAVHDFYTDLHVPPANLAYIADLPAGHAFLSIALGGACDANADPYVNRCKVDDKPYDQPGAILTQILGQALSARAETLSGKVRSFDQRPYLSPFSAMADTGYLYVPAGCRKSGAKCAVHVVFHGCGQAAKYVGDDVYGQLGFNNWADTNGLIVLYPQVEKSQPLPFNPMGCWDWWGYTGSTAFATRYGPQLSSVRAMVERLGGED; translated from the coding sequence GTGCTTGCGACTTTCGCACCAGCACATGCCGGCCTTGCGGCAGCCCGCACGCCGCCGCCACTCACCCAACTGCCGAAGCTGGGTGCCGATTCGGCAAGAACCTCGGTCTCGGGCCTGTCCTCGGGCGGGTTCATGGCCGTGCAGTACGCCGTGACCTATTCGGCAAGCACCATCGGCGCCGGCATCGTTGCTGGCGGGCCTTACGGCTGCGGCCTCATGGGGCTGGCAGCCACCCTGCCCTGCATGAAGGGTACACCTTCCGGAAGCGGAAGCTATTGGGCCGCAAACTGGTATCAGGGATTGGGCGCAATCGATCCGATCGCCCACATCGCCCGGCAGCGCATCTACCTTTTCCATGGCACTGCCGACAGCATCGTGGGCTCGGCAACGATGAAGGCCGTGCACGATTTCTACACCGACCTGCATGTCCCGCCGGCCAATCTCGCCTACATCGCAGACTTGCCCGCCGGGCACGCATTTCTGTCCATCGCCCTGGGCGGGGCCTGCGATGCCAATGCAGATCCCTACGTCAATCGCTGCAAGGTGGACGACAAGCCTTACGATCAGCCCGGCGCAATCCTCACGCAGATACTCGGCCAGGCTCTGAGCGCGCGCGCCGAAACGCTCTCCGGCAAAGTGCGCAGCTTCGACCAGCGTCCCTACCTGAGCCCGTTCAGCGCTATGGCCGACACCGGCTACCTCTACGTCCCCGCCGGATGTCGGAAATCCGGCGCGAAGTGCGCGGTACATGTCGTATTCCACGGGTGCGGTCAGGCCGCGAAATATGTGGGTGACGATGTCTACGGCCAACTCGGCTTCAATAACTGGGCGGATACCAACGGGCTGATCGTGCTCTACCCTCAGGTCGAGAAGAGCCAGCCCCTGCCGTTCAACCCGATGGGCTGCTGGGACTGGTGGGGCTATACCGGGTCAACCGCCTTTGCCACGCGCTATGGCCCGCAGCTCAGTTCGGTTCGTGCCATGGTCGAGCGATTGGGCGGGGAAGACTGA
- a CDS encoding DUF192 domain-containing protein — protein MRLTRCFVFALAGLMAATGCSQGDDKVAAGQASGKPAVHSESGLPVVPLKVQSGGRTHTFMVEVARSEAEQAKGLMFRTQMGADEGMIFPEQTPRRAAFWMRNTVIPLDIIFIGTDHRILNIAANAVPYDETPLPAKGVAIGVLELNGGRAAQLGIKPGDEMRW, from the coding sequence GTGCGCCTGACCCGTTGCTTCGTTTTCGCGTTGGCCGGCCTGATGGCGGCTACGGGATGCTCTCAGGGCGATGACAAGGTGGCGGCCGGTCAGGCGTCGGGCAAGCCCGCGGTTCATTCCGAATCAGGTTTGCCGGTGGTCCCGCTCAAGGTGCAGTCGGGCGGCAGAACGCACACGTTCATGGTCGAAGTGGCGCGCAGCGAAGCGGAGCAGGCCAAAGGGCTGATGTTCCGCACGCAAATGGGGGCTGACGAGGGCATGATTTTTCCGGAGCAGACGCCGCGCCGTGCCGCTTTCTGGATGCGAAACACAGTGATCCCGCTCGATATCATCTTCATCGGGACAGATCACCGCATCCTCAATATTGCGGCGAATGCGGTGCCCTACGATGAAACCCCGCTGCCGGCGAAGGGCGTGGCGATCGGCGTTCTCGAACTTAATGGCGGACGTGCGGCGCAACTGGGTATCAAGCCGGGCGATGAGATGCGCTGGTAG
- a CDS encoding regulatory protein RecX — translation MSAKRHNPQPLTGPRLEELALAYVARFATTQGKLRDYLQRKLHERGWDEEERPDIDRLIARYVELGYVDDAGWARMKAGSLLRRGYGARRVGEALGQAGLGEELRDEMRPDAAAERQAAVVLARRRRLGPFARDLPDRPTREKHIAAMLRAGHRLDIARRVVEADDPEAAEQWAESDCGDY, via the coding sequence ATGTCCGCCAAGCGTCACAATCCACAGCCCCTTACGGGACCCCGCCTGGAAGAATTGGCGCTGGCCTATGTCGCGCGTTTCGCCACTACGCAAGGCAAGTTACGCGATTATCTCCAGCGCAAGCTGCATGAGCGTGGCTGGGACGAGGAGGAACGGCCCGATATCGACCGGCTGATCGCGCGCTACGTGGAACTGGGTTATGTTGACGATGCCGGCTGGGCGCGGATGAAGGCGGGAAGCCTGCTGAGGCGCGGTTATGGGGCGCGGCGTGTGGGCGAAGCGCTCGGCCAGGCCGGTCTTGGTGAGGAACTGCGCGACGAGATGCGGCCCGATGCCGCGGCGGAGCGTCAGGCGGCGGTGGTGCTGGCGCGGCGGCGGCGGCTGGGGCCCTTCGCGCGGGATTTGCCAGATCGGCCTACGCGGGAAAAGCATATCGCGGCGATGCTGCGGGCCGGCCACCGGCTCGACATTGCCCGCAGGGTCGTAGAAGCCGACGATCCTGAAGCGGCCGAACAATGGGCCGAATCTGACTGCGGAGACTATTGA
- a CDS encoding fatty acyl-AMP ligase, with protein MNDTINMVPQTSEALVATPNRDALARRFADFDTFCDALDYAAQGQRGFNFHDPRGTLKQVYPYSALREDSIKVAHALVARGVKPGERVALIAETGSDFAALFCGVVYSGAWPVPLPLPTSFGGKDNYIEQLAVQLSSSDPILLVGPDEIAEMTAKAAERQGCGHATWADFAGKDAPEVELPKASPDDICYLQYSSGSTRFPHGVAVTHRSLMSNLAAHSHGMELAENDRCISWLPWYHDMGLVGCFLSLIANQVSGDYLKTEDFARRPLAWLDLITRNEGTSISYSPTFGYDICARRISSQSHVDDRFDLSRWRLAGNGADMIRPDVMQNFVNAFADAGFKASAFLPSYGLAEATLAVTIMPPGEGIRVELVEEERLSGSPRDLSRPARYRAIVNCGKPVLDMEVVIRGENGASLADHKIGKVWCRGTSVMHSYFRDPEATEACLVDGWLDTGDMGYMANGYLFIVGRAKDMIIINGKNHWPQDIEWAVEQLPGFNHGDIAAFSVEMDNGEEAPAVLVHCRVSDPVKRIELRDLIRDKVRSITGMNCVVELVPPKSLPRTSSGKLSRAKAKKLYLSGEIEPFKLAA; from the coding sequence ATGAACGACACCATCAACATGGTGCCGCAAACGAGCGAAGCACTTGTCGCCACCCCCAACAGGGACGCGCTTGCCCGCCGGTTTGCCGATTTCGACACCTTCTGCGATGCGCTCGACTATGCGGCGCAGGGCCAGCGTGGATTCAATTTTCATGACCCGCGCGGCACGCTGAAGCAGGTCTATCCGTATAGCGCGCTGCGCGAGGATTCGATCAAGGTCGCCCATGCGCTGGTCGCTCGCGGCGTGAAACCGGGTGAACGCGTGGCGCTCATCGCCGAAACCGGCTCCGATTTCGCAGCACTGTTCTGCGGCGTGGTCTACTCTGGCGCCTGGCCGGTGCCGCTCCCGCTGCCGACCAGCTTCGGCGGCAAGGACAACTATATCGAGCAGTTGGCCGTCCAGCTTTCCAGCTCGGACCCGATCCTGCTCGTCGGCCCCGACGAGATCGCCGAGATGACCGCGAAAGCGGCCGAACGCCAGGGTTGCGGCCACGCCACCTGGGCTGACTTCGCGGGCAAGGACGCCCCCGAAGTCGAACTGCCCAAGGCCAGCCCGGACGATATCTGCTACCTCCAGTATTCGAGCGGCTCGACCCGCTTCCCGCACGGCGTCGCGGTCACGCATCGTTCGCTCATGTCGAACCTTGCCGCGCACAGCCACGGCATGGAACTGGCCGAGAACGACCGCTGCATCTCGTGGCTGCCCTGGTACCATGACATGGGGCTGGTCGGCTGCTTCCTCTCGCTGATCGCCAACCAGGTCTCGGGCGACTACCTCAAGACCGAGGACTTCGCCCGCCGTCCCCTGGCCTGGCTCGACCTCATCACCCGCAACGAAGGCACCTCGATCTCGTACTCGCCGACGTTCGGCTACGACATCTGCGCACGCCGCATTTCCAGCCAGAGCCATGTCGACGACCGCTTCGACCTGTCGCGCTGGCGGCTGGCCGGCAACGGCGCCGACATGATCCGCCCGGACGTCATGCAGAACTTCGTCAACGCCTTCGCCGATGCGGGCTTCAAGGCCTCTGCCTTCCTGCCCAGCTACGGCCTTGCCGAAGCGACGCTGGCCGTCACCATCATGCCCCCGGGCGAAGGTATCCGCGTCGAACTGGTCGAGGAAGAACGCCTCTCCGGTAGCCCGCGCGACCTCAGCCGCCCGGCCCGCTACCGCGCCATCGTCAATTGCGGGAAGCCCGTGCTCGACATGGAAGTGGTGATCCGGGGCGAGAACGGTGCGAGCCTTGCGGACCACAAGATCGGCAAGGTCTGGTGCCGCGGCACCAGCGTCATGCATTCCTACTTCCGCGATCCCGAAGCGACCGAGGCCTGCCTTGTCGACGGATGGCTCGACACCGGCGATATGGGCTACATGGCGAACGGCTATCTGTTCATCGTCGGCCGCGCCAAGGACATGATCATCATCAATGGCAAGAACCACTGGCCCCAGGACATCGAATGGGCCGTGGAACAGCTGCCGGGCTTCAACCATGGCGACATCGCGGCCTTCTCGGTGGAAATGGACAATGGCGAGGAAGCTCCCGCCGTCCTCGTGCACTGCCGCGTCTCCGATCCGGTAAAGCGCATCGAACTGCGCGACCTGATCCGCGACAAGGTGCGTTCGATCACCGGCATGAACTGCGTGGTCGAACTGGTGCCCCCCAAGAGCCTGCCGCGTACCAGCTCGGGCAAGCTCAGCCGCGCCAAGGCCAAGAAGCTCTACCTTTCGGGCGAGATCGAACCGTTCAAGCTCGCCGCCTGA
- a CDS encoding MFS transporter produces MNKPRVPGQAGEWKSGWTLVLASSIGFSFLSVLLAGTGLFMEPLSKEFGWSRSLLSAGPGLATFITAILSPFYGVLIDKLGSRKLALPGLVAVMAATCTFAFANGSKVQWIALWLVFGVLLTSIKSTIWTAAVASVFDKGRGLALGFTVAGTALAQAIVPPLGNFLIDEVGWRGAFVWFGLGWGGLSLLLCVLFLYDAHDRAARRGETGVSRGGAHLPGLTRKEALRSRPLWQVAISTFVVMLLTMGLGIHLFPILTESGMSRTNAAWLSSLTGVAGIIGKLATGALLDRFRPNWIGGLTMGVTAVTFFLLTVAMGSTAAIVFALLVNGYAAGTKMQICAYLTAGYAGMRSFGAIYGMMSAIVALASGLGPLIAGAIYDYSGGYGPFLWAGTIGCILGGGLLVTLPAYPRWDSAEPVDEAIA; encoded by the coding sequence ATGAACAAGCCGCGCGTGCCAGGGCAGGCCGGGGAATGGAAGTCGGGCTGGACGCTCGTACTTGCCTCGTCGATCGGATTTTCGTTCCTGTCCGTGCTGCTGGCGGGGACGGGCCTGTTCATGGAGCCGCTGTCGAAGGAATTCGGTTGGAGCCGCTCCCTGCTATCCGCCGGGCCAGGACTGGCGACTTTCATCACTGCAATTCTCTCGCCGTTCTACGGTGTCCTGATCGACAAGCTGGGATCGCGAAAGCTGGCCCTGCCGGGCCTCGTTGCCGTCATGGCGGCAACTTGCACCTTCGCATTTGCGAATGGATCGAAAGTGCAGTGGATCGCGCTCTGGCTGGTGTTCGGCGTGCTCCTTACCAGCATCAAGTCCACGATCTGGACCGCTGCGGTTGCCAGTGTGTTCGACAAGGGGAGGGGGCTCGCGCTGGGCTTTACCGTTGCCGGCACCGCGCTGGCGCAGGCGATCGTGCCGCCGCTCGGCAATTTCCTGATTGACGAAGTGGGATGGCGCGGGGCGTTCGTGTGGTTCGGGCTGGGCTGGGGCGGGCTGTCGCTGCTGCTCTGTGTGCTTTTCCTTTACGATGCGCATGACCGCGCGGCCAGGCGGGGCGAGACGGGCGTTTCGCGTGGCGGTGCCCATCTTCCGGGCCTGACCCGCAAGGAGGCCCTACGCAGCCGTCCGCTATGGCAAGTGGCGATCTCGACGTTCGTGGTCATGTTGCTGACCATGGGTCTGGGGATCCATCTTTTTCCGATCCTTACCGAATCGGGGATGAGCCGGACCAATGCAGCCTGGCTCAGTTCGCTGACGGGCGTTGCCGGGATCATCGGCAAGCTGGCGACGGGCGCTCTGCTTGACAGGTTCCGGCCCAACTGGATCGGCGGCCTGACCATGGGGGTGACGGCCGTGACCTTCTTCCTGCTGACCGTGGCGATGGGATCGACGGCAGCGATCGTATTCGCCTTGCTGGTCAATGGCTATGCCGCCGGCACCAAGATGCAGATCTGCGCCTATCTGACGGCGGGCTATGCCGGCATGCGCAGTTTTGGCGCGATATATGGAATGATGTCCGCCATCGTTGCGCTCGCCTCGGGTCTAGGGCCGCTGATAGCGGGCGCGATCTACGACTATTCGGGAGGATATGGTCCGTTCCTGTGGGCCGGGACGATCGGCTGCATTCTCGGCGGCGGGCTGCTGGTGACGCTGCCGGCCTACCCGCGCTGGGATAGCGCTGAGCCCGTGGACGAAGCGATCGCCTGA
- a CDS encoding DUF2721 domain-containing protein — protein MIVQTIQLALTPVFVLVAIGNILNILSTRLGRVVDRARTLQQLHNETQGAEHDMVVLEIRLVDRRITIITKAIRFMVLSALAIGTTVAILFLQGLAGLDLHGLAAVIFLASIVLLLVALVLFLHETQVAAQALSIPRDYLELHRTI, from the coding sequence ATGATCGTCCAGACCATCCAGTTGGCCCTGACGCCGGTGTTCGTCCTCGTGGCGATCGGCAATATTCTGAATATCCTCTCGACGCGCCTCGGCCGGGTGGTCGATCGTGCGCGGACCTTGCAGCAGCTCCATAACGAAACGCAGGGCGCCGAGCATGACATGGTCGTGCTGGAGATTCGCCTTGTCGACAGGCGCATCACGATCATCACCAAAGCCATCCGCTTCATGGTGCTGTCGGCCCTGGCGATCGGCACGACCGTGGCGATCCTCTTCCTGCAAGGGCTGGCCGGGCTCGATCTCCATGGGCTGGCCGCGGTGATCTTTCTGGCCTCGATCGTGCTTTTGCTCGTGGCGCTGGTGCTGTTTCTGCATGAAACGCAGGTCGCCGCTCAGGCGCTCAGCATCCCGCGCGACTATCTGGAACTGCATCGCACCATCTGA
- a CDS encoding class I mannose-6-phosphate isomerase — protein sequence MNAALPIRQVEKPWGKDVLPAPFKAPEGKRIGEIWFEPPAALPDLLVKYIFTSEKLSVQVHPSDAQTLAKGIGRQGKEECWFILAAEPGATLGIGFNAPISEEDMREAALDGSIEGLMTWHEVVPGDFFYIPANTVHAIGIGVSLIEVQQNSDITYRLYDYGRPRELHLEEGMAVSKGEVYDLAKWHKRVAAHATETLVDGPLFLLDQVEGRPSAEIAGRYPDALLVIPREGTVRVAGEAIGPGGCGLAAALEDVEFAENGVCLLARACAV from the coding sequence ATGAATGCTGCGCTGCCTATCCGCCAGGTTGAAAAGCCCTGGGGTAAGGATGTCCTGCCCGCGCCGTTCAAGGCGCCGGAGGGGAAGCGCATTGGCGAGATCTGGTTCGAACCGCCTGCCGCGCTGCCGGACCTTCTTGTGAAGTACATTTTCACGAGCGAGAAGCTATCGGTGCAGGTCCACCCGAGCGACGCGCAGACGCTCGCCAAGGGGATCGGCAGGCAGGGCAAGGAAGAATGCTGGTTCATCCTCGCCGCAGAGCCCGGCGCCACGCTGGGGATCGGTTTCAACGCGCCGATCAGCGAGGAGGACATGCGCGAAGCTGCGCTTGACGGTTCGATCGAGGGATTGATGACCTGGCACGAGGTCGTGCCGGGGGATTTCTTCTATATTCCCGCCAACACAGTTCACGCCATCGGTATCGGCGTCAGCCTGATCGAGGTGCAGCAGAACAGCGACATCACTTACCGCCTCTACGACTATGGCCGGCCGCGCGAACTTCACCTTGAAGAAGGCATGGCCGTCTCGAAGGGCGAAGTTTACGATCTGGCGAAATGGCACAAGCGGGTGGCGGCGCATGCCACTGAAACCCTGGTAGATGGTCCCCTATTCCTGCTCGACCAGGTTGAAGGGCGCCCTTCGGCCGAAATCGCCGGCCGTTATCCCGACGCCTTGCTGGTCATCCCGCGCGAAGGCACTGTCAGGGTTGCGGGCGAGGCCATAGGGCCGGGCGGCTGCGGCTTGGCAGCCGCGCTGGAGGACGTCGAATTTGCGGAAAACGGCGTCTGTCTGCTGGCCAGGGCCTGTGCAGTCTGA
- a CDS encoding mannose-1-phosphate guanylyltransferase, whose product MSQIVPVILCGGSGTRLWPRSRVAKPKPFLPLVGESTLFEATVSRCPPDLGFAAPVVVTGRQHLEHVEAQLHGQEGASVIVEPAARNTAAAIALAACRLPDDAVMLVCPSDHHIGRPDVFARAAAAAAALARDGWLVSFGIEATAPETGFGYLRRGEAIEGTPGFRTAQFVEKPDLERARAFLAEGNYAWNGGIFAFRVSDFMAELAEHRPQIAAKVREAVAKGTLDGHRFHPDAATFAEVESDSVDYAVMENTRRAALVPADMEWSDIGNWHALHEALDRDADGNAARGAGEAELVDCRNVLVDSDGPRVSVIGLENVVVVVDGNDILVTTVQGVQKVGKLSGAVNQ is encoded by the coding sequence ATGTCCCAGATCGTTCCAGTTATTCTGTGCGGAGGCAGCGGCACGCGGCTTTGGCCGCGCAGCCGCGTTGCCAAGCCCAAGCCTTTCCTGCCGTTGGTGGGAGAGAGCACGCTGTTCGAGGCGACGGTGTCGCGCTGCCCGCCGGATCTGGGTTTCGCGGCGCCGGTGGTGGTGACGGGACGGCAGCACCTCGAACATGTCGAGGCGCAGCTTCACGGGCAGGAAGGTGCCTCGGTGATCGTGGAGCCGGCCGCGCGCAACACCGCTGCCGCCATCGCGCTGGCCGCCTGCCGCCTGCCGGATGACGCGGTGATGCTGGTCTGCCCGAGCGACCACCATATCGGCCGCCCGGACGTGTTTGCCCGTGCCGCGGCTGCTGCCGCCGCGCTTGCCAGGGACGGCTGGCTGGTGTCCTTCGGCATCGAGGCGACCGCGCCGGAAACCGGCTTCGGCTACCTCAGGCGCGGCGAGGCGATCGAGGGCACGCCCGGTTTCCGCACGGCCCAGTTCGTCGAGAAGCCCGACCTCGAACGTGCCCGCGCCTTCCTGGCTGAGGGCAATTACGCCTGGAACGGAGGCATCTTCGCTTTCCGGGTGAGCGATTTCATGGCCGAACTCGCCGAGCACCGCCCGCAGATCGCCGCCAAGGTGCGCGAGGCCGTGGCGAAAGGCACGCTCGACGGCCACCGCTTCCATCCCGACGCGGCGACTTTCGCCGAAGTGGAAAGCGATTCGGTGGACTATGCGGTGATGGAAAACACCCGCCGCGCGGCGCTGGTGCCGGCCGACATGGAGTGGTCGGACATCGGCAACTGGCACGCCCTGCACGAAGCGCTCGATCGCGACGCCGACGGCAACGCGGCGCGCGGCGCGGGTGAGGCGGAACTGGTGGATTGCCGCAATGTCCTGGTCGACAGCGACGGCCCGCGCGTCTCGGTCATCGGCCTCGAAAACGTCGTCGTCGTCGTCGATGGAAACGACATACTGGTCACCACCGTCCAAGGTGTGCAAAAGGTCGGCAAGCTATCCGGTGCCGTCAACCAGTAA
- a CDS encoding TonB family protein codes for MASISGHVKAQPDIARDGGGVAFEGMTGADLKPARKARLGAIALVTILHLAAIAVLIRAFTPEIAASIAGRVTQAFDIPLDPPRPSPEPRPEPTLAVTPVAPAAEGGAGSPGKRAAPRAVAVPRAVIAIRPTQAPQVVGKGTENASGARDQGDGTGASGQGTGTGAGTGGSGRGGGGAASGPVKIGGDINSARDYPRRSRDLRLGSEVIVSLKVGVDGRVKGCRVIRASPDDEADRITCLLAAERFRFRPARDAAGKPVEAEFGWRQRWFLRDAG; via the coding sequence ATGGCTTCAATCAGTGGTCATGTCAAAGCACAGCCGGACATTGCCAGGGATGGCGGCGGCGTGGCATTCGAAGGCATGACCGGGGCCGATCTGAAACCGGCGCGCAAGGCGCGTCTTGGCGCGATAGCGCTGGTGACGATCCTTCATCTTGCGGCGATCGCGGTGCTGATCAGGGCCTTTACCCCGGAGATCGCCGCTTCGATCGCGGGTAGAGTGACGCAGGCCTTCGACATCCCGCTCGACCCGCCCCGGCCTTCACCGGAACCTCGCCCTGAACCCACGCTGGCGGTGACGCCGGTGGCTCCGGCCGCGGAAGGCGGCGCAGGGAGCCCGGGAAAGCGGGCCGCGCCGCGCGCCGTCGCCGTGCCCAGGGCGGTCATTGCCATCAGGCCCACGCAAGCGCCACAAGTCGTGGGGAAAGGGACGGAAAATGCGTCCGGCGCGCGGGATCAGGGAGACGGAACCGGGGCGTCCGGTCAAGGAACAGGCACGGGGGCCGGCACGGGCGGCTCCGGGCGAGGGGGAGGCGGAGCAGCCTCGGGGCCGGTCAAGATCGGCGGCGATATCAATTCGGCGCGCGATTATCCCCGCCGGAGCCGTGATTTGCGATTGGGCTCGGAAGTCATCGTGTCCTTGAAGGTGGGGGTGGATGGACGTGTGAAGGGCTGCCGCGTCATCAGGGCCAGCCCGGATGACGAAGCCGATCGCATCACGTGCCTGCTTGCTGCCGAGCGGTTTCGTTTCCGTCCGGCCCGCGATGCTGCCGGCAAGCCGGTGGAAGCGGAATTCGGATGGCGCCAGCGCTGGTTCCTGAGGGATGCCGGGTGA
- a CDS encoding dienelactone hydrolase family protein, producing MTGFEPLPCIHDGTRLSGRLARPQGRWNGAAVLMFPGATGPGPSFDRAIRELAAMGYLVVSADMYEAGADLSSREAAGAQFAALMAAPGLLRDRTVAWFRHVRGLDGVDPERIAAIGYCFGGKCVLELARSGEPVRAISSFHGLLATDAPAQPDTIQAEISIWTGGEDPYVPQEDVEALQAELGAARARYQVTRFAKARHAFTDPDHDGFGPGIAYDRIAHRIAWMGTLGLLAETVGEDAPSNVTLQQRIPEKAR from the coding sequence ATGACCGGCTTCGAACCACTGCCATGCATTCATGACGGCACGCGCTTGTCGGGCCGCCTCGCACGGCCGCAAGGCCGATGGAACGGCGCCGCCGTCCTGATGTTTCCAGGCGCAACCGGCCCCGGCCCCAGCTTCGACCGCGCGATCCGGGAACTGGCGGCAATGGGCTATCTGGTGGTGAGCGCGGACATGTACGAGGCAGGTGCCGACCTCTCTTCGCGAGAAGCCGCAGGCGCGCAGTTCGCAGCCCTCATGGCCGCCCCGGGATTATTGCGGGACCGCACCGTCGCATGGTTCCGGCACGTTCGCGGGCTCGACGGTGTCGACCCCGAACGCATCGCCGCGATCGGCTACTGCTTCGGCGGGAAATGCGTGCTCGAACTGGCACGCAGCGGAGAGCCGGTAAGGGCAATATCCAGCTTCCACGGCCTGCTGGCCACCGATGCGCCTGCCCAGCCGGATACGATCCAGGCCGAAATCTCGATCTGGACCGGCGGAGAAGACCCTTATGTCCCGCAAGAAGATGTCGAGGCCCTGCAAGCAGAACTCGGTGCCGCCCGCGCCCGCTATCAGGTCACGCGCTTTGCGAAAGCCAGGCACGCCTTCACCGATCCCGATCATGATGGCTTCGGACCCGGTATCGCCTATGACCGAATAGCACACAGAATTGCCTGGATGGGCACTCTTGGGCTGCTAGCCGAAACGGTCGGCGAAGATGCGCCATCAAATGTTACCTTACAGCAACGAATACCCGAAAAAGCGCGCTGA